In Camelus dromedarius isolate mCamDro1 chromosome 16, mCamDro1.pat, whole genome shotgun sequence, the genomic stretch ATATAGCATTTATGTATCTAGCatattacataatttaatttaaaaacatttttgttgtgTTTATTGTTCGCTCCCGTGTTCCCAGGGCCTAGAACAACAGTTGTTATAGAGTACGTAGTTGTTTAACAGAACATACAGCAAATTTCCACATGATCTTTAAAGTTTagctcacctcctccagaaagcctcccCTGATCATTCTCCACTCTCAGGcccaatgagataccacttctcCATGTTCTCACAGCACCCTGTCCCTGCCCTTGGTGCACTGTGTTGTGACTGTGTCTGCCTTTCTATGAGTCCTTTGAGAAAAGGGTTTGTGCCTTATTCATTTGGTTATGTACAGCGTGCAGGCCAGTGCTTGGCACAAATCTGGTCTAGGTGGTGCTGCGTCACTTACTGACCTGTCACTTTGATTTAGCAGTTCCTTTAAGCAAACACTTGTGCTCAGACATCTTGCAGTGGTTCCTGGGCCAAAGGATGGTGTCTAGACCTTTCTGCCTATCTTCCAAGGAAGTTTAGGCCCCGCCAACGGCCCACGGATCCTGCTTCTTGCCTGCTTCTCTGCAGCATTTACTTCTACTCTCACCAGCCTGGATTCAGAAATGTACCCTGCCCTGCCACACCAGGCTTTCAGTAGACCCCACCCACATTGTGCTCACTTCTACTCTCATCCTGTCCACAGGGTCCCAGCTCTTCTGCACCCTCTTGCAGGAAACCAGATGTCGCCATGCCAGGCATATCTCCTGCTAATTCTTAACCCTGACTGCCAGCTTGTGAAGACAAATGAAGATAACTATATGTGAAGGGCCTGGCACGGAAACTGCACATAGAATACACACCCCGTcccctcaattttttaaaaattggaataattatttaatatatatatacatatataattctgAGGCCCCAAACCAAAAGAACTATaatgaaaaaccaaacaaaacaaattgaCTCAGGTTCTAAGGGACGTCCTGGAGTGGGGGAAGATGCCAAGTCGTTGGGACTGCCAGGGCTAGCCCACCAGCACCAGTAGAGTGTGGCATCAGCTGAGTAAAGCAAGGTGCAGGCCTGCTCAGGGTTCCCACCCAGGTCGCGGCACGAGCTTTGGAGCAGTCTCATGGAACTGGGAGCTCATCTCAGCAGGAAACCTCGGTGCTCTGAGCACAGAACTGGAACCCTTGCATCCTCCAGTATAAAAGGTAttgatgagttcattagtatatAGAGATTCaacaacaaaacgaaaagacattCTCTCCCTAAGTTGAACTAAGGCACcgctgggattcgaacccaggatctcctgttTACTAGACAGGCGCTTTAACCAACTAAGCCACGGCGCCAAAGCCGTGAGACGTCTTTCTGGAGGGGTGGTACACGACTACACCTCCAGGAACCTGGTCACAACTTCAATTTTTCTGAAAGTAATTTTGACAAATCTCTGAGTTTGGCGTCAAACATCCACCTGTGAGCTCTCCCCAGTATTGAAATAAGTAAATCAAACACCTTAACCCTACCCAGATGAGCACGCTTGGGACTCTGATTCCGAGCCGGGGGGGGCCAACCGGATCAATCAGCCTCACTCTCTGATTTTGGAGGGAAGGGATGTGAATgcaagatggagaagaaaaagctTTCGTAGTCGGCAGGATTCGAACCTGCGCGGGGAGACCCCAATGGATTTCTAGTCCATCGCCTTAACCACTCGGCCACGACTACACAACCGCGGTAAGACATTTTGTCCCGAGCCTTTCATAGTTCTCCATGCCTCGAAAACACTTCCCTCTTAAGATTCCGTATTTGGGGCTTTGAGCTAGGCAAGGACAGCAAAGGACAGACTTGTAACCCACGTCCCGCTTGTGGCGCCGCCCTACACACGCTCCACTTTACTGGGATCCTCTTCCCCCCATTCTCCCACCCACCTCCAACAACGCGCTCCCACGGAAGGGTTGACGCGGCAGCCGCCGGGGAACTCTCCCGCAGCCCAAGCCCCTGGAATGCCCTTCCAAACCTTGGTGTGAAGgagtgaagttttaaaaagtgaatccGTCAACGTTTGCGATTGGAAAGTTAACTGGCTGTGGCAGAAAACTTCCATGTACAGCGGGTATGGAGGTGGggtaagggaaaaacaaaacaagacttcTTGGCCCGTACGGGGATCGAACCCGCGACCTTGGCGTTATTAGCACCACGCTCTAACCAACTGAGCTAACCGGCCAGCTGTCAAATTCTGGTCCTTCGAGTCTTCACATGTGTATGTATCACTATACTAAAGCCAAGACTTCCCAAGAAGTAATGGCAAACCACCACCAAATGCACAAGCATCCCCAAGTCATTGACCCTGCAACCTCTAATTCTGTAGCTTCTGGCTAGGAACTCCTGCCAGTCTCATACTGTTGATTAAGGATCTGCCTTAGGTTTGACCCAGGGGAAACCTACAGCACTGACTGCTTGACTGGGGTTTCACAGCAAAGGTTCCTCACATATCCCTCCTGGTGCTTggtgctcccctctccccataaCCACCTTGTACTTTCCAATAACTCCAGGCCTGACTTCTTCCTGGGCCCAACCTTGCTGACTGAGACCATCATGGTGATGTTGTCCACTTTGCACCCCACTCCCCAATTTGCTCCCTTTAGGGCCTGAATTTGCTGGACCAGCTCTTCTCCAAACCAGTTTTGGTACTTGTGGCAAACAAGGGTGGAAATGATGGTAAACGACGGGCCAGCTGCCAGGAGGTCATGAGGCCTGGGACCCAGATGAACACAAGTAAGGAACATCAACAGAGCTTTATTACAGACCAAGGGGTCTGTCTGGAGAACCAGCACAAGGGGCAAGCCCCTGACACAAAGACAGAACCTAGGTGCTCAGGGCCGCCTATGAGTACAGGTGCCTTGACACCAACTAGAGGAAATAGCAACAGTGCCATGATTTGCCTGTTTCCACAGTTTCCTCAAGAAAGGTGGGCATCAGAATACTGGGGAAATAACAGGGTGGCAGTCTGTGAATCCAGGGACCTCGGGTCCTGGTTCAATCACAGAGAAGGTAAGGGCCTCAACAAGGGGGATGAGCTGGATCCCAGGCCTCAAGGTTTCCAGCAGGGTAGGAAGAACTTTCAGGCCACTGCAGCTCAGGTTAGCAGTAGGGATCTAAGGCCCTCAGGGCACTGGGGTGCTCCTGGATAGAGAGGCACGACAGTTGGATCCTGGGATTCACACGAGTTAGGAAAGGGAACTCCCCACACTGGAATCGCTGTAACCGAGGAGGTTCTGAGAtgggaagaaaggaaacacaTGTTCTATGCATGTAGTTTTTAGTCCCCAACCACcattcccctccccagctccagaaATCCCCTATCAATCCCtcatccctcttcctcctgggacTCCTCTACACCCCCACCCTTCCACCCTTACCTAACGAGATTATCTTGGAGGGTTTCCTCTTAAGCTCAAAAGAAAGCACAATAGGGCGGAGGACAGAGAAACTGATACAGAGTGTCTGGAGGAAACGGGTCAAGGGCTCATCCATCTTGGCTGAGGACTAGAAAGGGAAACTCAAGATTAATCAGAACTCAAACTTCTAAACCCCCTCTACCAACCCCCCCAAGGAATTTGGGTAACTgagccccctcacccctcccagccACATCTCACCTCAAGTTGGGCTCCAGGTCCTATAAATTGCAAGGCCACTCTCCCTGGCCCTCGGACAAACTCTAGGAGGGAGGTCCACTCACTAGGACGCAGCCCTAGTGCTGCTGCCACTTGATGATTCCTACAGGTCACCACAGCTTCAGCAGTCCCATCCTCCACCAGGAGCCTGGGGGCGGGGGTAGGAATTAGAAACCCCCACAGCAAACCCAGGTGTCCAGTCACCCAGACCCAACATGACTCCCCCCCACCTTTTCCAGTGGTTAGCTCACTTCAccctcattcattcaaaaatgtttattaagcaaCTGCCACAAGCCAGGAATTATGCTAACATAGAGATGGCAGACACACAAAGTCAGGTGATAGGGAAGTAAATGGCGCGATGGGCTTGTGCTCTGCTCTCACCTGATGCTGGCCTGGCTTATAGACGTCTGAGTGGGGCAAGAGGGGCTCTGACAAGTACACCTTCCCTGAAATAGAGAAAGCAACTGGGAAAATCCTCTTGATCACATCACAATCCTCTGGCACCCTGCACCCAGCTCAGCCTGACCCCTCTCATAcctgggggcagaggctggtACAATGAGCACACACCCAGGAGAGCTGAAGGCTGAAGACAGAAACCACATGGCAAGAAGCAGTGGCCCGGAACGGGGCCCGGCGACCTTGCAGAAGTTCAGCCAGGTAGATGTGGGGCAGGGGAGCACTAAAGAAAGAGGTCAAGAAACAGCCAACAGGGTTCTGGAAGCAGGGCGTGTCTGGAAGGCCTCAGCAGGTGTAGGGATGGGGACAGTAGTGGCTTGTGTGCTCTCCTGGAAGCCCCGTGGTCCCACATTTTGACTCCTGATCTCAATCATCATTAATTATTTCTCAGGCTTGAATGACTAAGATGTTAGCCAAGAAAGATATCTGTACTTTGCACTGAAAACCCTTGAAGACCCCAGAACATAAATCTTTCTGGGTAAAATGATAGGTACtggacattttttatttaaagcagAGGAAACCCTTCTGACTCAACACGTTTTGCTAGGATTGGAGAAGACTGCAGTTATGGCAAAAATTGCAGAGCCACGAATATGTGTGGGATGCAGAGGTGAGGCCATGACATTTGGGGATTAGGGCCTGGGTCACTGACCTGATTGTGGTATCTGGGGGAAAACTCAGGACCTGCACATAAGTAGACGACCGGAAGCAACAGTAAACATTGTGGGATCTGCAAGCAGAAGAGGAAGAGTGATGAGGAGAAAGAAGTTCACCTGAGGGAGGAGCTGGGACCATCTCACAGGCCAGGCTACTCCCCCTAAGGGACACACCCTGACCGTGGCTCTaccagagcagagagaagagtAAGGGAAGGGTTGGTCTGGAACATCTCGTGAGGATAGAGGGCATAAACACCAGAGAAACATATCAAATGTAAAACCAAAGAGGTGTCACTGCAGCACATGTAGGGGCGAGCCTTCAAGAGAACCACATCAGTACAGAGAGGAGGCGAGGCCAGCCACACAGATCTTTACCTGGAAACCCTCTTCTCTAGCTGGCTAAAGTAGACTCGGGCTCCTGGAAGAAGGCCTAGTGGGGGAGGCAAGTGTGGGTCCTCAATATATATGTCCAAGTGCAGAGGGAATTCACAGTCAGCAGTCTCCAGAGCTACGGTGAGCTTCACACACCGCTTGATGGCCCCAGTGCTCCCtacagaagggaaggggaggggtcaGTGGTATCTTTCAGGACCACAAGGTCCCACCACTCTCCTTCACACCTTCCCCTAGAGGTGTCATTACCAGGCATCATCCGGAGATGTGACAAAATCTCAGCTGAGAAAGACACTAAGGAATCTGTGGAGCTAGAAGGTCAGAGAAATACAGTGAAAATGAAGTCAGATCCAAGGGCAGTAAGGAGTTAAAGTATCTGCTGGAAAATTGTCTGTAAGGTCCTGGAAAGCCTTGCATTGTGTCAAAACACACACTAAAAGTAACAGGTCTTATGGGAAAAACAGGATTGTAGCGGATCACTCAAAATCTACATGACTTTGTATCCCAAGAAGTACCTCAGGAAAGGTAAATCTCCACTTACATTTATACCTAGAATCCCAGTCAGTCCATCATTCACAGCGTTATATGCTGGGGCCCATGCCCTCCCCTTCAAATCATAGGTCCTTGAAAACTTCCACTTCTAAAAGAaaccagtttcttaaaaattacacATATAACCTAGTACGGTGTTTGTTTGCTTACACGGGGGGAAGTATCTCTGCAGTGTCTTCATCTGCACTGCAGCCTCCCTGGAAAAGTTTATATGAGGAAAATATAGTTGTTCCTGAAGCCATAAGTCAGCCATTTCTTGCAATAAAGGAAGGCCCTTCTCTATAGATTTTCAGCTTTTGTCCTTATGGGTTTTTTTAGGTTTCAATTCCTTTTATTGCTAAGGCTTTTCCTGAATTGTGAGAAAGCCTGATTACAATCATTTCAAAACAGTAACATGCTGGGAAAAATCAGGTATGAAACAATTTCCATCTGACACTGACATCATTCCTCTAGGAGCTAAATCACATTTAAGGAACACCCACTGTAGCAGAGCATGGACTCTTCATCCAACCCAACCAcgccagagggagagagagcagtgaAACTAGCTGGAGACGCTGGTGGACATTTACTTGCCACTGAGCAGGTCAGTCAACGAGGTTTCAGGCAGTGCCCTGTTAATACCCAGCACCTCTGGGATGTCCTGGGGGCTCTCCAGTTCCAGGCGCCACTCATCCTGGACAGTGAGGCAGGACGCACAGCCAGCCAGCTCCAGAGGACGCTGCGATATGCAGGATGAGCCACCCTCCTCCAACAACATTGGTGTCTGCTGGGAAATGGGAAGACGATTGTCTCTGAGTCTGTCCTGGTCCAGAGAGAGGTTCATAATATACTATGACccagttttgttttctctctagaGCCTGAAGGAAGTGATGTACACACAGATAGACCTTCTATTTGACCTAGATCCACCCTTCTTCTAGGAGGCCTAGAACTTCCTCCCCAGACCCCAAGCCACAAAAAGCTTTCTGGGGAGGGGCATAGTGAAACAGGACACTCACGAGAGGGCCAGGAGCCACGAGTCGGTATACTTGCCCTGGATGCAAGAACTCAAACCAGCGGACTGAGGAGCCAAGGAAGATGAGGAGAACCTGATGGGGAGAGCAAGGTCCTTAGACAGGAGCCAGGGCACAGGAGCTCAGGTTCTTGGTCCCAGGTCCCAGTTTACCTTCTGATCCACGTTTTCATCTTCCATGGGCTCTGGTGGGCCCCACCCagttccctccttcctctgagtGCCCCTAAGCCAGTTCCCTGAAACATGGAAACTGAGGGTAGGCTTGGGCACCTCCGAACTGGCTCTTGGGGGGACACAAAAGTTCCTCTTCATCAGTGCCTCCTTGTGGGATAGCAAGAACAGCCGGCTATGTCCTCCGTGGGGACCCTCTGGGAGGGAGGGCTCTGCCTGAGGAGGTGTTGAGGAGCTGGCTGAGTGAAAGAAAGGTCTGGGCACAGACAGGATCAGGGCATCGGCCAGAAAGAACTGGACATAGACTCTGTTGGGAGAGACAAGGAATAGGTTTCTTAGTGACACACGCATTGGGTGCCATGGGCACCAGTGTTCCACCACCTGCACCGGGCCCTTGCCCTTGCCCTTGCCCTCGCCCTCAGAGACTAAAAGCACAGCCACCTCCCTGAGGACCAACCTGGCCTGCTGTTTCTGGATGAAGCCTGTCATGCTCAGCTCCTTCCAGGAAGGGAAGTTGCTTCTGACAGTCCTTTCTATGACCAACTGGAACCTCTCTGCCCGCACCAGGCAGCCTGGAGGAAGAAAGTTTTCTATTTTGGCAAGAGGAGAGGATTGTGGGAAGGGCAGTGAAGCAGACCACCCTGCAGGTCTTACTGTCCAACACAGGCCAGAGCTGCTCCCCTAACACAATGTGAAGGCCCAGGCCTGACTCCCACCTTGAAGGAGCAATACTCCAAGGGAGAAACCATTCTATCTGCATGTCTAGTCCTGCCTCTGGCTTCCTGTGCTGAGAGGCCTTGATTCTACTTTCTCATAAATCCCTAAAATGCCTGTTCCTAGATCTGAGAAACTTTCCTCTCCAGGGTTTCCCTGCCTCCAAACCTCAATGAGCCCAAATACGACCATGACTCTTCCAAACTAAGAATGTAAGAAATGGAAGTTGTCACCCTGGTGCATTTTAGGAGCTACAGAGGGAGAACTTAACCCTCCCAAGCCCCTCCATCCTGGGAACCTCTACCCCACCACCATCTTCCCTCAACCTCTGAACTCCAAACCTATGAGCCTGGGGTCAGTGAGGGGTTGCGAGGGGTCGGCCAGGAGGAGGCATAAGAGGGAACCACTTTGGTCCTGAAGTTTCAGACAACCTTTACGAGAAGAAGGTGCCAGAACACCAAGTAGAACCTGCAAGGAGATGAAGGCAGAGGCGTCAagttttattaaacaaatatactGATCatctacatgccaggcactgtgttaactGTTAGTTACAAATTGAACCAAAAAAACATGGTCTCTGACCTCAAAGAATTTATATTCAAGTGAGAAAGACAGATGTGAAAAAAAACACACGTGCATCCATTTACTAGCTGGAGAGAAAGTATACAAATGGAGGTTAGAGGCAGGAAACCATGTAAGCCCTCATAGGACACAATAAGGAGTTCTggttttatatgcactgggagaAATAAGAGAAGGATGGaatgattaattgattgattgatttaatttatttttgatggcTGCTTGGAGTTTATTTTCTACTTGGTGCAAGAGAAGGATTGAAATTAAGAATTTTGTAATCCAACTGAACATTTCACCTGATCCCTTTCTAGTTGCTGCAGGGATAATGGATTGGAAGGGGCCAAGAATAGATGGAGTGGTCTAGTTAGAAGGTTAGTGCTGTCAAAATGACAAGAAAGGACTATGGTAGTGACAgtgaaaatggaacaaaaaaagcCCCCTGAGCCCTGTTGGAGCCCCACTTACCGGGGCTGGGTGGAAGGCAGAGGGCAGCAGACAGAGCCAGGACCAGGCCAGGCGCTGATTGAGTTCGCAGCTGGGCAGATGAGAAGCCTCTGGGAGGGGCAGAAGGGTCTTAGGGTCAAAGGAGTCCCAGGCCCTGCACTCCCCTTCCTTTTTCAGGGCGGCCAGAGTAGGGAAAGAGCAGGGGGTCTGCAGCCGAGCATACtgtcagagagagaagagagatcaGGTTACACTTCCCCTGTGCCCTGGGTGTCCCCCCAGGGCATTACCTCTGCTGCCCTCTTTCTGCCACATCCTCCTACCTTCTGGAGTGGACAGTGATGTGGCTCTTCAAGGATCTCGTTTTGTGGATTCCGACTAGGGCAGCAGGGTGGAATGAGAACCTCCAAGGTAGGGGCAAGGATCTGTAGTCCCAGGCTGGGGCTCCCGGGAGAGGAATGCTGCAGGAACTGGTGGTGTCTCAGCATGTGGGGACACAGCCTTGGCCAGGGAAAACAGCTGAGTCACTTCCCCAAAGACCCTGTCTCTTCCAGAATCCGGCTTCCCTTACTGAGGAAGTGTCccactcccaccacccccacaGCCCAGACCCTCGTCCTCCTCACTTGCTGGCCAGCTCCTCCAGGGCCCTGGTGGCCCACAGGTAGAGGGGAAGTCCTAACTGATGTTCCCACACCAGCTGCTCATACAGGGAGGCCCCCTGGGCTCGGTGGGAAGACTGAGTCTCAGGCATCTGACGAGAGAAGCCCCGAAGCAGAACGGCGCCACGGAGGCAGGAGGCCAGCACAGGCCTTCCTGTCCCTCCGCCCACTGACTGCAGGAGGTGAACATCCTGGAGCTGGGGAggcagaaaaagtgaaaaagcaaaggtGAAGCCCCCAGCTCAATGACCCCAGGCAGAGTTAAATGCAGTTTTCCACTGCCtgggttccaggagaaatataatttCTCCTTTACAGGTTATTTCCCTCCAGCCTCTATGTTTCACCTTCCATCACAACCCACTACCCTGCAGTAAAGGCTTCATCTCCCAGGAGCTCCACTCAGTCTTTGTGGAGGCCAGGGGACTCCTGGCCAGTGTGGCCTTGGCTGTTCATCAGGCTGCCTGAAACGGTCCTGGCTCTAAACCTGTGCTTCAgttcctgcagctcctcctccgGTTAAGGTCCTCTGGAAAGGAGATGCTCTGGACCCAACTGCTCCTCCCAGAGCACCAGTCTCTACTCCTTTCTGATCTGAACTCTCATCCAAATCATTCCTAACAAAAGCACCACCCTACtccaacacacatttattatttttataattctgcTGTAGAGGTATCAACCTGCTGCAAAAAAAGGCCAGACCACAAAGGTTAAGTGAAGCTACTAAAAGGGTCTCTTTTTGTCACCAGATGTGACCCCTCACATACCTCCAGACGGACACCTGGTCGCACTACTCGCCTGAGGCCATGGAGATGCTGGTAGGCAAGGCAGAGCCCCAGCTGCCCGTCCAGCTCATAGAGGCCCGCAGGCCGATTCAGCACGTCAGTGATTGTTCCCTGCAAAGAAATCAAAGGGCCAGTTGATCCCTATTCCTCCTCTTTGAAGAACCCACATTTCCTGCTCCTTCAGCTCAAGGATCTCTCCCTTATGCTCACCGTGTATGATAAGAGTCTGGAGTCCCGAACAAGACCTTCTGGACCCTTCTTGTCTTGGGGGTTGCATGGTatgggtggtggtgaggggtCAGCCTCTAAGAGGGGCCCATCCAGCTCCAGTTCCAGCTCTTGAACACATTCTGGTTTCAACGGCAacagctgggaggagggaccGGTCATCCAAATCCAGTAACGGTGACCACGGAGCTTGGACACTCGCAGCTCTGTCAGCACATAGGCCCTACCAGGCCAAAGGGCTCGATGCCACACCAGCTGGGCAGGGACCTGGCTTGTGCGGAGGCGGGAAACATGACACGTGAGATGCCCCCATGATGCTGCCCCTCTGCCAGAGCCCCTGCCCATCATGATGTGACCTCAGGGACCTGCTCCTCAAGAGCCTTTCCTTGACTCTTCATCTTCCTTGTTTGCCAATTAAGTCTTAAGCCATAGAATTTTCAGGATCTCTCCCCTCTCATAGGAGATGGCAAATGTTTCCTAATCCCTCCCCCAAGATACAAAGCATCCCTAAAACttcctccaaaatatataaatattacattcAGAAAATTTTGCCCTTTT encodes the following:
- the CTC1 gene encoding CST complex subunit CTC1 isoform X2; its protein translation is MAASRAEALATEQAWLEAAQAFIQETLCAPAKERDVQLTELVIDCVKTVCLSQGRNQGFTLPLSYSFVSVKDLRTQQHLPCCSHLSWSSTAYQDWAQEAGPHGVLLPQEQLLLVGTLTDRSGDLEHECRNGSLYIRDNTGTLGCELIDLDLSWLGHLFLFPSWSYLPPTIKSSGEGHLELWGAPVPVFPLTISPGPLTPIPVLYPETASRLLRHRSKCRDVQPNLAGTLVRLSALVKSQKRAYFVLSLGGSSPAGSHVSVIVQVPAQLVWHRALWPGRAYVLTELRVSKLRGHRYWIWMTGPSSQLLPLKPECVQELELELDGPLLEADPSPPPIPCNPQDKKGPEGLVRDSRLLSYTGTITDVLNRPAGLYELDGQLGLCLAYQHLHGLRRVVRPGVRLELQDVHLLQSVGGGTGRPVLASCLRGAVLLRGFSRQMPETQSSHRAQGASLYEQLVWEHQLGLPLYLWATRALEELASKLCPHMLRHHQFLQHSSPGSPSLGLQILAPTLEVLIPPCCPSRNPQNEILEEPHHCPLQKYARLQTPCSFPTLAALKKEGECRAWDSFDPKTLLPLPEASHLPSCELNQRLAWSWLCLLPSAFHPAPVLLGVLAPSSRKGCLKLQDQSGSLLCLLLADPSQPLTDPRLIGCLVRAERFQLVIERTVRSNFPSWKELSMTGFIQKQQARVYVQFFLADALILSVPRPFFHSASSSTPPQAEPSLPEGPHGGHSRLFLLSHKEALMKRNFCVPPRASSEVPKPTLSFHVSGNWLRGTQRKEGTGWGPPEPMEDENVDQKVLLIFLGSSVRWFEFLHPGQVYRLVAPGPLTPMLLEEGGSSCISQRPLELAGCASCLTVQDEWRLELESPQDIPEVLGINRALPETSLTDLLSGNSTDSLVSFSAEILSHLRMMPGSTGAIKRCVKLTVALETADCEFPLHLDIYIEDPHLPPPLGLLPGARVYFSQLEKRVSRSHNVYCCFRSSTYVQVLSFPPDTTISAPLPHIYLAELLQGRRAPFRATASCHVVSVFSLQLSWVCAHCTSLCPQLLSLFQGRCTCQSPSCPTQTSISQASIRLLVEDGTAEAVVTCRNHQVAAALGLRPSEWTSLLEFVRGPGRVALQFIGPGAQLESSAKMDEPLTRFLQTLCISFSVLRPIVLSFELKRKPSKIISLEPPRLQRFQCGEFPFLTRVNPRIQLSCLSIQEHPSALRALDPYC
- the CTC1 gene encoding CST complex subunit CTC1 isoform X4, translated to MIPCSIEHEWTQYSMCMAGTQCSFVSVKDLRTQQHLPCCSHLSWSSTAYQDWAQEAGPHGVLLPQEQLLLVGTLTDRSGDLEHECRNGSLYIRDNTGTLGCELIDLDLSWLGHLFLFPSWSYLPPTIKSSGEGHLELWGAPVPVFPLTISPGPLTPIPVLYPETASRLLRHRSKCRDVQPNLAGTLVRLSALVKSQKRAYFVLSLGGSSPAGSHVSVIVQVPAQLVWHRALWPGRAYVLTELRVSKLRGHRYWIWMTGPSSQLLPLKPECVQELELELDGPLLEADPSPPPIPCNPQDKKGPEGLVRDSRLLSYTGTITDVLNRPAGLYELDGQLGLCLAYQHLHGLRRVVRPGVRLELQDVHLLQSVGGGTGRPVLASCLRGAVLLRGFSRQMPETQSSHRAQGASLYEQLVWEHQLGLPLYLWATRALEELASKLCPHMLRHHQFLQHSSPGSPSLGLQILAPTLEVLIPPCCPSRNPQNEILEEPHHCPLQKYARLQTPCSFPTLAALKKEGECRAWDSFDPKTLLPLPEASHLPSCELNQRLAWSWLCLLPSAFHPAPVLLGVLAPSSRKGCLKLQDQSGSLLCLLLADPSQPLTDPRLIGCLVRAERFQLVIERTVRSNFPSWKELSMTGFIQKQQARVYVQFFLADALILSVPRPFFHSASSSTPPQAEPSLPEGPHGGHSRLFLLSHKEALMKRNFCVPPRASSEVPKPTLSFHVSGNWLRGTQRKEGTGWGPPEPMEDENVDQKVLLIFLGSSVRWFEFLHPGQVYRLVAPGPLQTPMLLEEGGSSCISQRPLELAGCASCLTVQDEWRLELESPQDIPEVLGINRALPETSLTDLLSGNSTDSLVSFSAEILSHLRMMPGSTGAIKRCVKLTVALETADCEFPLHLDIYIEDPHLPPPLGLLPGARVYFSQLEKRVSRSHNVYCCFRSSTYVQVLSFPPDTTISAPLPHIYLAELLQGRRAPFRATASCHVVSVFSLQLSWVCAHCTSLCPQLLSLFQGRCTCQSPSCPTQTSISQASIRLLVEDGTAEAVVTCRNHQVAAALGLRPSEWTSLLEFVRGPGRVALQFIGPGAQLESSAKMDEPLTRFLQTLCISFSVLRPIVLSFELKRKPSKIISLEPPRLQRFQCGEFPFLTRVNPRIQLSCLSIQEHPSALRALDPYC